A region of the Longimicrobium sp. genome:
GCACGTCGCTCAGCGCGTGGTCAAGCGTGACGGTGCGGTACCAGAACGGGTACCAGAACCAGTCCAGGTCCCGTCCCGCCACCCGTTCCATGGTGTTGAAGAAATCCCACGGATACGGGTGCTTGAACTGCCAGTCGCGCGAGTACTGCCGCATCCCCGCGAAGAACACAGAGTCGCCCAGCGTGCGCTGAAGGGAGCGCAGCAGCGTGCCCGGCTTGCTGTACGCCGACACCGCGAACGCCGGCCCGAACACCAGGTCGATGTGCCTCATCAGCGGCGCCTCGCCCTTGTCGCCGGCAATCTGCAGGTACGACTCGCGCGGGCCCTCGAACGGATCGTGGTTCGGGAAGAAGTCCCGGGTCGCGCGGTTCTCGTTGAAGGTGGTGAAGCCCTCGTCCATCCAGGCGAACGCGGCCTCGTCCTGGCCCACCATCATGGGGAACCACTCGTGCCCCACCTCGTGGGAGATCACCTCGTACAGCTCCAGGCGCTCCTCCGGCCGGCCGATGAACACCAGCATCGGGTACTCCATGCCGTACACCGGGCCCTCGGAGATGGTGATCTGCGGATACGCGTACGGAACCATCTCGCGGCTGAAGAACTCCGTGGCGTGCTCGCCGAACCGCGCCGACCCTTCCCAGTGCGGCGCGCCGGGGCGGTACAGCGAGTGGACCATCACGTCGCGCGTGCCGCCGTCCGGGGCGGGAATCTGCGCCCGCAGCGCGTCCCACTGGTAGCGGTTGGAGGTCGCCCAGGCAAAGTCGCGCACGTCGCGCGCGGTGAACCGCCACGTCACGCGGCCGTTCGTTCCCGGGGCGGTGCCCTGCCCCAGCTGGTTGCGGCGCAGGACGGTGACGGTGCTGTCGCTTCGCGCGGCAACCTCCAGCTGCCGCCGCACGTCGGCCGAAAGCACCTCCTGCGGGTTCTGCAACTCGCCCGTGGCGCCGATCAGGTACCCGGCGGGCAGGGTGAGCGTTACGTCGAAGTCGCCGTACTCCAGGTAGAACTCCCCCTCGCTGCGGTAGGGTGTCACGTCCTGCCCCTG
Encoded here:
- a CDS encoding M1 family metallopeptidase, coding for MQTIVSRTALLAVLVLGACAPVSEPIIAPLPQGAALDTAGRPFVRTVEVPEEYQRALQAGTRSANGAPGQRYWQQRVRYSIQAELNPETRRLTGRERIVYHNRSPVALAEVRFNLYQNLFTEGFTGPRSPFNTGGIQLSSFSFNGDTLGPLTQSQYEANQREQRASVGYLAGGTLSRVLLPRPIAAGDSAIFDVAWTFVVPPMGAPRTGWEDALGGRVFQIAQWYPQIAVFDDVQGQDVTPYRSEGEFYLEYGDFDVTLTLPAGYLIGATGELQNPQEVLSADVRRQLEVAARSDSTVTVLRRNQLGQGTAPGTNGRVTWRFTARDVRDFAWATSNRYQWDALRAQIPAPDGGTRDVMVHSLYRPGAPHWEGSARFGEHATEFFSREMVPYAYPQITISEGPVYGMEYPMLVFIGRPEERLELYEVISHEVGHEWFPMMVGQDEAAFAWMDEGFTTFNENRATRDFFPNHDPFEGPRESYLQIAGDKGEAPLMRHIDLVFGPAFAVSAYSKPGTLLRSLQRTLGDSVFFAGMRQYSRDWQFKHPYPWDFFNTMERVAGRDLDWFWYPFWYRTVTLDHALSDVRPTANGVQVTVRDVGQAPAPAEIVVTTSGGQTVTHTITIDQWLNPSTRVKTVTIPVSGTVTRVEIDPLRYFPDANRRNNAWTPGR